In Flavobacterium endoglycinae, one DNA window encodes the following:
- a CDS encoding sugar kinase: MSKVVAFGEIMLRLSTERHLRFSQSTAFGATYGGGEFNVCVSLANYGLNAEFVTRLPQNEIGLSALKEMRKMNVECKNIVYGGERLGIYFLETGAGTRGSNVVYDRAHSAMATIEKGQIDWEKVLEGAEWFHWSGITPAISQTAAEACLEAIKVAHKLGIKISCDLNYRSKLWQYGKTPSEVMPEMLKYSNVILGDIDTAYFMLGIPKVNPNYQDEKTLPVLYEKLFELIPNLKIAATTLRYSVSASHQRIGGVLFDGKTLYQAAVKEVTPVVDRVGSGDAFMGGLIYGLLEYQNNNQRALDFAVAACCLKHTIAGDYNLVTLKEVENMIDGDGSALVSR, translated from the coding sequence ATGAGTAAAGTAGTTGCATTTGGAGAAATCATGCTGCGTTTATCGACAGAAAGACATTTACGTTTTTCGCAATCTACAGCATTTGGTGCTACATACGGAGGCGGAGAATTTAATGTATGCGTGTCACTGGCAAATTACGGTTTAAACGCTGAATTTGTAACAAGATTACCTCAAAACGAAATTGGTTTATCGGCATTGAAAGAAATGCGAAAAATGAATGTCGAATGTAAAAATATAGTATACGGAGGCGAGCGTTTAGGAATTTATTTTCTTGAAACCGGAGCTGGAACACGCGGCAGTAATGTAGTGTACGATCGTGCGCATAGTGCGATGGCAACTATTGAAAAAGGCCAAATTGACTGGGAAAAAGTCCTGGAAGGAGCCGAGTGGTTTCACTGGAGCGGAATTACTCCGGCAATTTCTCAAACCGCAGCTGAAGCCTGTTTGGAAGCCATTAAAGTCGCTCATAAATTAGGAATTAAAATATCATGCGATTTAAATTACAGATCAAAACTTTGGCAGTATGGTAAAACTCCAAGTGAGGTTATGCCAGAGATGTTAAAATACAGTAATGTGATTTTAGGAGATATCGATACAGCTTATTTTATGCTGGGAATCCCGAAAGTAAATCCGAATTATCAGGATGAAAAAACACTTCCGGTTTTATATGAAAAACTGTTTGAGTTAATTCCAAATTTAAAAATTGCAGCGACTACGCTTCGTTATTCAGTAAGTGCCTCTCACCAAAGAATTGGCGGCGTTTTGTTTGATGGAAAAACACTTTATCAAGCAGCGGTAAAAGAAGTTACTCCAGTAGTTGATCGAGTAGGAAGTGGAGATGCTTTTATGGGCGGATTAATTTACGGATTGTTAGAATATCAAAATAATAACCAGAGAGCTTTAGATTTTGCAGTAGCGGCTTGTTGTTTAAAACACACTATTGCAGGGGATTATAATCTGGTTACTTTAAAAGAAGTTGAAAATATGATTGATGGCGATGGTTCTGCATTGGTATCAAGATAA
- a CDS encoding bifunctional 4-hydroxy-2-oxoglutarate aldolase/2-dehydro-3-deoxy-phosphogluconate aldolase, translating to MAKYSRIEVAQTMKDNGMVPLFFHSDIELSKKVLKACYDGGSRLMEFTSRGDFAHEVFAALNKYALAELPGMILGVGSVTDAASASLYMSLGANFIVTPVFREDIAIACNRRKVLWSPGCGTLSEIARAEELGCEIVKLFPADTYGPEFIKAIKGPCPWTNIMPTGGVYPTEESLSSWLNAGATCVGLGSQLISKDILENKDFNGLTAKVSQVLDIIKNIRK from the coding sequence ATGGCAAAATATTCAAGAATAGAAGTAGCACAGACAATGAAAGATAATGGAATGGTTCCGTTGTTTTTTCATTCTGATATTGAATTAAGTAAGAAGGTTTTAAAAGCGTGCTATGACGGAGGTTCCAGATTAATGGAATTTACAAGCAGAGGTGACTTTGCACACGAAGTTTTCGCTGCTTTAAACAAATATGCTCTGGCTGAATTGCCGGGAATGATTTTAGGTGTTGGTTCTGTTACAGATGCGGCATCGGCTTCATTATACATGAGTTTAGGAGCAAATTTTATCGTAACTCCAGTTTTTAGAGAAGATATTGCAATTGCCTGCAACCGTCGTAAAGTATTGTGGTCACCAGGCTGTGGAACTTTATCTGAAATTGCAAGAGCAGAAGAATTAGGATGCGAAATTGTAAAATTATTCCCTGCTGACACTTATGGACCAGAATTTATTAAAGCCATAAAAGGACCTTGCCCGTGGACAAACATTATGCCTACTGGCGGTGTTTACCCAACAGAAGAAAGTTTAAGTTCATGGCTGAATGCTGGAGCGACCTGCGTTGGTTTGGGTTCACAGTTAATTTCAAAAGATATATTAGAAAATAAAGATTTCAATGGCCTAACTGCTAAAGTAAGTCAGGTTTTGGATATCATAAAAAATATAAGAAAATAA
- a CDS encoding tagaturonate reductase, translating to MEKINRSNSEFSNKLPIKIVQFGEGNFLRAFVEYAIQKLNQKAYFNAGIAVVQPIDKGLVNMINAQDGLYTLFMKGVKKGEEIQEKELITNIVKAVDPYASFQEYLALAKEEELAFIISNTTEAGIEYIASDTVTMQPPVSFPAKLTVLLYERFKHFKGASDKGLTIIPCELINYNSDTLKEVILKYCVDWKLEQEFVSWLLNDCSFHNTLVDRIVPGYPKDQIEEYNRQLEYKDDLIVSAETFFLWVIEGDDELKAKLPFHKTDLDVKIVEDMQPYRTRKVRILNGAHTAMVPFSLLYGNETVKETVDNPFTGEFINKAVFEEINETLNMDKEELASFSEEILDRFRNPFIKHLLSSIALNSISKFKVRVLPSLTGYVDVHGKLPVHLTFAFAALIRFYKGTWNGQALPVNDSEDIVTFFDGLWKSDDYEKIARLTLQNKNFWDEDLTEIPSLTKAITIALEEIDANGVEAGFAKFQERIK from the coding sequence ATGGAAAAAATAAACAGATCAAATTCAGAGTTTTCAAACAAACTTCCTATAAAAATTGTCCAATTTGGAGAAGGAAACTTCTTAAGAGCCTTTGTTGAATATGCCATCCAAAAATTAAATCAAAAAGCTTATTTTAATGCTGGAATTGCGGTGGTTCAGCCTATCGATAAAGGTTTGGTGAACATGATTAATGCGCAAGACGGATTGTATACTCTTTTTATGAAAGGAGTAAAAAAAGGAGAAGAAATTCAGGAAAAAGAATTAATAACGAATATTGTTAAAGCTGTTGATCCATACGCTTCTTTCCAAGAATATTTAGCTTTGGCTAAAGAAGAAGAATTAGCTTTTATTATTTCAAATACAACAGAAGCAGGTATTGAATACATTGCTTCAGATACAGTAACAATGCAGCCTCCGGTTTCATTTCCGGCAAAATTAACCGTACTTTTATACGAGAGATTTAAGCACTTTAAAGGCGCTTCAGATAAAGGATTAACCATCATTCCATGTGAATTAATCAATTATAACTCAGATACTTTAAAAGAAGTTATTTTGAAATACTGTGTAGACTGGAAATTGGAACAAGAATTTGTTTCGTGGTTGTTAAATGACTGTTCTTTCCATAATACATTGGTTGACAGAATTGTTCCTGGATATCCAAAAGATCAAATCGAAGAATACAACAGACAGTTAGAATATAAAGATGATTTAATCGTAAGTGCCGAAACGTTCTTTTTATGGGTAATTGAAGGTGATGATGAATTGAAAGCAAAACTTCCGTTTCACAAAACTGATTTAGATGTTAAAATCGTTGAAGATATGCAGCCATATCGTACACGTAAAGTAAGAATCTTAAACGGAGCACATACCGCAATGGTGCCGTTTTCATTGCTTTATGGAAACGAAACTGTAAAAGAAACTGTTGATAATCCGTTTACGGGAGAATTTATCAATAAAGCGGTTTTTGAAGAAATCAACGAAACTTTAAACATGGACAAAGAAGAACTGGCAAGTTTCTCTGAAGAAATTTTAGACCGTTTCAGAAATCCATTTATCAAACATTTATTATCATCGATCGCTTTAAATTCAATTTCTAAATTTAAAGTTCGTGTATTGCCAAGTTTAACAGGATATGTTGATGTTCATGGTAAACTTCCCGTTCACTTAACTTTCGCTTTCGCAGCCTTGATCCGTTTTTACAAAGGAACTTGGAACGGACAAGCTTTACCAGTCAACGACAGCGAAGATATTGTAACATTCTTTGATGGTTTATGGAAATCAGATGACTATGAAAAAATCGCCAGACTTACTTTGCAAAACAAAAATTTCTGGGATGAAGATTTAACGGAAATTCCTTCGTTAACAAAAGCAATTACAATTGCTTTAGAAGAAATTGATGCAAACGGTGTTGAAGCTGGTTTTGCTAAGTTTCAGGAAAGAATAAAATAA
- a CDS encoding UxaA family hydrolase: MAAQKKLIKVHPTDNVAVALVNLTAGEVIDFEGESVTIESDVKMKHKIAMVPFNIGDRIIMYGVLVGKASARIERGGLLSTENVKHESDKVTGKTETIGWTAPNVDKWKDRTWQGYHREDGQVGTENVWLFFPLVFCENRNIEILKDIFEKELMKPKENDYQLLLRSLVKSETGGAGNEAASNDANLFNNIEVKFITHQGGCGGIRQDSHSLAKLLAGYVNNPNVAGATVLSLGCQNLQISIFKDALNAINPNSKKPVLIYDQQSIGTIETMLSSVVKDTFEAIKKANEIKREPAPLSKLRIGLECGGSDGFSGISANPTLGVTSDLLAALGGTTILSEFPELCGVEQELVNRCVEDESGKRFLDLMQWYEKTVVDAGSGFDMNPSPGNIKDGLITDAMKSAGAAKKGGTSPITGVFDYGEYITKPGLTLLCTPGNDVECTTAMVGSGANMVLFTTGLGTPTGNPIAPVVKISSNTQLANKMSDIIDIDTGGIITGEKSIEEMADEMLEFIIDVASGTIKTKAALLNQNDFIPWKRGVSL; encoded by the coding sequence ATGGCAGCGCAGAAAAAATTAATAAAAGTACATCCAACGGATAATGTTGCGGTGGCTTTGGTAAACCTTACAGCAGGCGAGGTAATTGATTTCGAAGGAGAGTCAGTTACAATTGAGTCTGATGTAAAAATGAAACATAAGATTGCGATGGTTCCTTTTAATATAGGAGACAGAATCATTATGTATGGTGTTTTGGTTGGAAAAGCAAGCGCCAGAATTGAAAGAGGTGGACTTCTTTCTACAGAAAATGTAAAACACGAAAGTGATAAAGTTACTGGCAAAACAGAAACTATTGGCTGGACGGCTCCAAATGTAGACAAGTGGAAAGACAGAACATGGCAGGGATATCATAGAGAAGACGGACAGGTAGGAACAGAAAACGTTTGGCTATTCTTCCCATTAGTTTTCTGTGAAAACAGAAATATCGAAATCCTAAAAGATATTTTTGAGAAAGAATTAATGAAACCAAAAGAGAACGATTACCAGTTATTGCTTCGTTCTTTGGTAAAATCAGAAACTGGAGGAGCAGGAAATGAAGCAGCATCAAATGATGCTAATTTATTCAACAATATTGAAGTAAAATTCATTACACATCAAGGTGGTTGTGGAGGTATTCGTCAGGATTCTCATAGTTTGGCTAAATTATTAGCGGGTTATGTAAACAATCCAAATGTTGCGGGAGCAACTGTGTTAAGTTTAGGATGCCAAAATCTTCAAATTTCGATTTTCAAAGATGCTCTTAATGCGATTAATCCAAACAGTAAAAAGCCTGTTTTGATTTACGATCAGCAATCTATAGGAACTATCGAAACAATGCTTAGCAGTGTTGTAAAAGATACTTTTGAAGCGATTAAAAAAGCAAACGAAATTAAGAGAGAACCAGCTCCATTATCTAAATTAAGAATTGGTTTAGAGTGCGGTGGATCTGATGGATTCTCTGGTATTTCGGCAAACCCAACATTGGGAGTAACTTCAGATTTATTGGCTGCTTTAGGAGGAACAACTATTCTTTCTGAGTTCCCTGAATTATGTGGAGTAGAGCAGGAATTAGTAAACCGTTGCGTAGAAGACGAAAGCGGAAAACGTTTCTTGGATTTAATGCAATGGTATGAAAAAACAGTTGTAGACGCTGGTTCGGGATTTGATATGAATCCATCTCCGGGTAACATTAAAGACGGTTTGATTACAGATGCAATGAAATCTGCAGGAGCTGCTAAAAAAGGAGGAACATCTCCAATTACAGGAGTTTTTGATTATGGAGAATACATTACAAAACCTGGTTTAACTTTGCTTTGTACGCCAGGAAACGACGTTGAATGTACAACAGCAATGGTGGGATCAGGAGCAAATATGGTATTGTTTACAACAGGTTTAGGAACGCCAACAGGAAATCCAATTGCACCGGTAGTTAAGATTTCATCTAACACACAATTAGCGAATAAAATGTCAGATATCATCGATATTGATACTGGTGGAATTATCACTGGGGAAAAATCGATTGAAGAAATGGCAGATGAAATGCTGGAATTTATTATTGATGTAGCAAGTGGTACGATCAAAACAAAAGCAGCGCTTTTAAATCAAAACGATTTTATTCCTTGGAAAAGAGGAGTTTCACTTTAA
- a CDS encoding LacI family DNA-binding transcriptional regulator: MSEKVTIYDIAEKLNITAATVSRALNNNPKIKESTRELVIKTAASMNYKQNKLALALKSGRSNNIGVIVPRIDSNFFASVIRGIEEELHPHGYQVIICQTHESKKRENENLYTLIDAQVDGILMSVTDVTDENDGAFQNVLQKNVPLIFFDRSKHIDGVSSVTINDFRGGYLTTKHLINEGCRHIAHFSGDQSLEIFKNRFLGYKQALLDHGIEFKEEYVIRTKSSVEAGKEAVDKLLQLETPPDAIFSSSDFAALGAIQELKERNISIPNEFCVAGFSNEPFTKFMELSITSVDQSPLEMGKMSARVFLEQVDKTDTIKIEKKVVLAPELHIRKSSSRTNF, translated from the coding sequence ATGAGCGAAAAAGTAACCATTTATGATATTGCGGAAAAACTAAATATCACTGCAGCTACTGTTTCCAGAGCGTTGAATAACAATCCGAAGATCAAAGAGAGTACTCGTGAATTGGTTATTAAAACCGCTGCCTCAATGAACTACAAGCAGAATAAACTTGCTTTAGCATTAAAAAGCGGTCGTAGTAACAATATTGGAGTGATCGTTCCTCGTATTGACAGCAATTTTTTTGCTTCAGTCATCAGAGGAATCGAAGAAGAACTTCATCCTCATGGTTATCAGGTGATTATCTGTCAGACTCATGAGAGCAAGAAAAGAGAAAATGAAAACTTATATACTTTAATCGATGCACAGGTTGACGGCATTCTTATGTCTGTAACCGATGTAACCGACGAAAATGACGGAGCATTCCAAAATGTATTACAAAAAAATGTACCGCTTATTTTCTTTGATAGAAGTAAACACATTGATGGTGTAAGCTCGGTAACTATAAATGATTTTAGAGGAGGTTATTTAACAACCAAACATTTAATTAATGAGGGCTGCCGACATATCGCGCATTTCTCAGGAGACCAGTCGCTGGAAATCTTCAAAAACAGGTTTTTAGGATACAAACAGGCTCTTTTAGACCACGGAATTGAATTTAAAGAAGAATATGTAATTCGTACTAAAAGTAGCGTAGAAGCTGGAAAAGAAGCTGTAGATAAACTACTGCAGTTAGAAACGCCGCCAGATGCTATATTTTCATCTAGTGATTTTGCTGCGTTAGGCGCAATTCAGGAATTGAAAGAAAGAAATATCAGCATTCCGAATGAGTTTTGTGTCGCTGGCTTCAGTAATGAGCCTTTTACCAAATTCATGGAATTATCAATCACTTCTGTAGACCAGTCACCGCTTGAAATGGGAAAAATGTCTGCTCGTGTTTTCCTTGAACAAGTAGACAAAACAGATACGATTAAAATAGAGAAAAAGGTCGTTCTTGCACCTGAATTACATATCCGTAAATCATCATCGAGAACCAATTTCTAG
- a CDS encoding glycoside hydrolase family 28 protein gives MNPDKVTAFKSIVSACVMVVLTISCSKKTTSVSESDPWRRMEFIIKNLPKTNFQDKTYNIDDFGAVADGKTLNTQAFQKAIQTCASNGGGKVLVPNGKYLTGAIHLESNVNLHLEDQAEILFSLNPKDYPIVHTSWEGTEVMNYSPLIYAKNKTNVAITGKGTLNGQADNTNWWIWSGGKNYGWKKGIPSQNDPQNREVLVDMAERGTPVNERVFGEGRYLRPNFIEFFECNTVLVKDITVINAPFWILHPIKTNNMIIDEVTVNSHGPNNDGCDPEYSQNIIIRNCTFNTGDDCIAIKAGRDADGRRVAISSKNIIVQNCKMIDGHGGVVIGSEISAGVNNVFVENCVMDSPNLDRAIRIKTNSKRGGIIEDVFVRNLEVGTVKECVLKLNMFYNVYGSQTGNFIPTIRNIHLENVNVKNGGKYSIWAEGYEQSPVENITLTNVKIEKVDSIYLLKNVKNLKFNNTYINGNKVK, from the coding sequence ATGAATCCAGATAAGGTTACAGCGTTTAAATCTATTGTTTCTGCTTGTGTAATGGTTGTTTTAACTATATCGTGCTCAAAAAAAACTACATCTGTTTCAGAATCTGATCCGTGGCGAAGAATGGAATTCATCATAAAAAACCTTCCAAAAACAAATTTTCAGGATAAAACATACAATATAGATGATTTTGGAGCGGTCGCTGATGGGAAAACATTAAACACTCAGGCATTCCAAAAAGCAATTCAAACCTGTGCATCAAATGGCGGAGGAAAAGTACTTGTCCCAAATGGAAAATATTTAACTGGGGCTATTCATTTAGAAAGTAACGTCAATCTTCATTTAGAAGATCAGGCTGAAATTCTTTTCAGTTTAAATCCGAAAGATTATCCAATTGTTCATACTTCTTGGGAGGGCACTGAAGTCATGAATTATTCTCCTTTGATTTATGCCAAAAATAAAACCAATGTTGCCATAACCGGAAAAGGAACTTTAAACGGTCAGGCCGACAACACCAATTGGTGGATTTGGTCTGGAGGAAAAAATTATGGCTGGAAAAAAGGAATTCCTTCCCAGAATGATCCACAGAATCGTGAAGTTTTGGTAGATATGGCTGAAAGAGGGACTCCAGTAAACGAAAGAGTTTTTGGTGAAGGAAGGTATTTGCGTCCTAATTTTATTGAATTTTTTGAATGCAATACTGTTTTGGTAAAAGACATAACAGTAATTAATGCTCCGTTTTGGATTCTACATCCAATAAAAACCAATAACATGATTATTGATGAAGTTACTGTAAACAGCCACGGACCAAACAATGATGGCTGTGATCCTGAATATTCTCAAAATATTATCATTAGAAACTGCACGTTCAATACTGGTGATGATTGTATAGCTATTAAAGCAGGACGTGATGCAGACGGAAGACGAGTAGCGATTTCAAGCAAAAATATTATTGTCCAAAACTGCAAAATGATTGATGGTCATGGCGGAGTGGTAATTGGAAGCGAAATTTCGGCAGGAGTAAACAATGTTTTTGTAGAAAACTGTGTAATGGACAGTCCAAATCTAGATCGCGCCATTCGTATTAAAACCAATTCAAAAAGGGGAGGAATTATCGAGGACGTTTTTGTAAGAAACCTTGAAGTAGGAACTGTAAAAGAATGTGTACTCAAACTTAATATGTTCTACAATGTTTACGGATCTCAAACGGGAAATTTTATTCCAACTATCAGAAACATACATCTTGAAAATGTAAATGTTAAAAACGGTGGTAAATACAGTATTTGGGCAGAAGGTTACGAGCAATCGCCAGTAGAAAATATAACACTAACGAATGTAAAAATAGAAAAAGTAGACTCCATCTACTTATTGAAAAATGTAAAGAATTTAAAATTTAATAATACCTATATCAATGGAAATAAAGTAAAATAG
- a CDS encoding SusC/RagA family TonB-linked outer membrane protein: MKIKQQLKKVKYSLVFLFFLNFLLGQTANAQSTAIEGKITDATGLSLPGVNILEKGTQNGTSTDFEGSFKINVTNNKAVLVISYLGFQTQEISVAGKTKINVSLAEQSNSLNEVVVVGYGSVKKTDLTGSVSTISAATITERNTTSALEAIQGSTPGVQISASSGRAGDGYKVVIRGNNSLVGSSPLYVVDGVPVDNIDFLNPQDISRMDVLKDASSAAIYGSRGASGVIIVTTKSGANVKSGINVTFDSSYGTKTAARMPKMMSGEEWWKFHQVAYMSATPATQTPAQLAALAGNQSPLLVARANNGYSFDWADAVLKPGMTQNNYLNVTGRSDSGLSYNLGFGVQSDEGLIDNDSTDKYSFKLGLNHKINDKFTTGANITVARVNTQFGSDLAMQDAFRLSPLMSPWAIDADGNEKVGTLFFLPGKLTYPNGAWAINKTSTVNPLMEIANSSQTEKTWQTVGNVFFQYQPLKWLSFKTTFAGGIENTVTSASYTAQTNAGVTLNGKNSASIKNFNNFNYTWDNQIDLKHTFKEVHDFSVLLLQSLYSNVDETSYLYSNNQPFDVGSNNMGSGVQTSYNISSGYQKNTLSSYAVRLNYTFKDKYLLTASTRWDGSSVLSAGNKWQSFPSVALGWKISKESFLASSSVVSDLKLRASLGYTGNDNVAPYTSQALLNQQTFYANGANVVSGWQSENLANQNLTWEKTRELNFGLDYGFLNNRITGSVDVYDRLSDKLIYKQQLPAETGWKNTYANVGSVSNKGVEVLLTTKNIKGEKVNWETTFTFTKNVNRLESIYNQDKVSDIGNKLILGAELNPNYNYVYDGVWQESEAAQAASYGMAPGQARPKDLNGDGKFNQDDRTVIGNANPDWQGSLYSKLTVGSFDFNFSVLTSQGQTVLSTFHQNFADVSDRGRQKLAMDYFIPTNGAGIAANANNTNPRPGPVATGAGAYWTSLFGYYRDVSYVKIKNISLGYTLNSELLKRLKISNLRIYVNVLDPFVFTDFDGYDPEWAGAAFGVNRPASVTTQLGLSVKF; the protein is encoded by the coding sequence ATGAAGATTAAACAACAATTAAAGAAAGTAAAATACAGTCTTGTATTTTTATTTTTTCTGAATTTTCTGCTGGGCCAGACTGCGAATGCTCAGTCTACCGCAATTGAAGGGAAAATTACAGATGCTACAGGATTATCACTGCCAGGGGTAAACATTCTGGAAAAGGGAACTCAAAATGGAACTTCAACTGATTTTGAGGGAAGTTTTAAAATTAATGTAACCAATAACAAAGCTGTTTTAGTAATCAGTTATTTGGGTTTTCAGACACAAGAAATAAGCGTTGCCGGAAAAACAAAAATTAATGTAAGTCTTGCCGAACAATCCAATTCACTAAACGAAGTAGTAGTGGTAGGATATGGTTCTGTAAAGAAAACCGATCTTACAGGTTCTGTAAGTACTATTAGTGCTGCAACAATTACAGAAAGAAATACCACCAGCGCACTCGAAGCAATTCAAGGAAGCACTCCCGGGGTTCAGATTTCGGCAAGTTCTGGTCGTGCAGGAGACGGATATAAAGTAGTAATTAGAGGAAATAACTCATTAGTAGGATCATCTCCATTATATGTGGTGGATGGCGTTCCTGTTGATAATATTGACTTTCTTAATCCACAGGATATTTCAAGAATGGATGTTTTAAAAGACGCTTCTTCAGCTGCTATATACGGTTCTCGTGGAGCAAGCGGTGTTATTATCGTAACCACAAAAAGCGGTGCCAATGTAAAATCAGGAATCAATGTAACTTTTGATTCTTCTTACGGAACAAAAACGGCAGCCAGAATGCCTAAAATGATGAGCGGAGAAGAATGGTGGAAATTTCATCAAGTGGCTTATATGAGTGCTACTCCAGCCACGCAAACCCCAGCGCAGCTTGCCGCTTTAGCAGGAAATCAAAGTCCGTTATTAGTGGCAAGAGCCAACAACGGTTATAGTTTTGACTGGGCAGATGCCGTTCTTAAACCTGGTATGACGCAGAACAACTATTTAAATGTTACAGGGCGTTCAGATTCTGGATTGAGTTATAACTTAGGATTTGGTGTTCAAAGTGACGAAGGACTTATCGACAATGATTCTACGGATAAATATTCTTTCAAACTCGGATTAAACCATAAAATCAACGACAAATTTACTACAGGAGCCAATATTACTGTTGCACGTGTAAATACACAATTTGGTAGTGATTTAGCGATGCAGGATGCCTTTAGATTAAGCCCGCTTATGTCGCCTTGGGCAATTGATGCTGACGGTAATGAAAAAGTTGGAACATTATTTTTCCTTCCTGGAAAATTAACTTATCCAAATGGTGCGTGGGCGATTAATAAAACAAGTACCGTAAATCCTTTAATGGAAATCGCAAATTCATCGCAAACAGAAAAAACATGGCAGACTGTTGGAAACGTCTTCTTTCAATATCAGCCTTTAAAATGGCTTTCATTCAAAACAACATTTGCAGGAGGTATTGAAAACACCGTTACAAGTGCTTCCTATACTGCACAAACCAATGCGGGTGTTACTTTAAACGGTAAAAACTCAGCATCAATTAAAAACTTCAATAACTTTAATTATACTTGGGATAACCAAATTGATTTAAAACATACTTTTAAAGAAGTCCACGATTTCAGTGTTTTATTATTGCAGAGTTTGTATTCAAATGTTGATGAAACTTCTTATTTGTATTCTAACAATCAGCCTTTTGATGTAGGATCGAATAATATGGGATCAGGAGTTCAAACAAGTTACAACATCAGTTCAGGATATCAAAAGAATACTTTAAGCTCTTATGCCGTTCGTTTAAATTATACTTTTAAAGACAAATACTTATTAACGGCTTCAACACGTTGGGACGGTTCGTCAGTATTATCAGCAGGAAATAAATGGCAGAGTTTTCCATCTGTAGCTTTAGGCTGGAAAATCAGTAAAGAATCTTTCTTGGCAAGCAGTTCTGTAGTTTCAGACTTAAAACTTCGTGCGAGTTTGGGGTATACAGGAAACGACAACGTTGCGCCTTACACTTCTCAGGCGTTGTTAAACCAGCAGACTTTTTATGCAAACGGAGCAAATGTGGTTTCGGGCTGGCAGTCTGAAAATTTAGCCAACCAAAATTTAACATGGGAAAAAACAAGAGAGTTAAACTTTGGTCTTGATTACGGATTTTTAAATAACAGAATTACAGGTAGTGTTGATGTTTACGACAGATTATCGGATAAATTAATTTACAAACAACAGTTACCAGCAGAAACTGGTTGGAAAAATACGTATGCCAATGTAGGTTCAGTGAGCAACAAAGGAGTTGAAGTATTATTAACCACCAAAAATATTAAAGGTGAAAAAGTAAATTGGGAAACTACTTTTACCTTCACTAAAAACGTGAACCGTTTAGAGTCAATTTACAATCAAGATAAGGTAAGTGATATCGGAAATAAATTGATTTTAGGAGCCGAGTTAAACCCAAATTACAACTACGTTTATGATGGTGTTTGGCAGGAAAGTGAAGCAGCGCAGGCAGCTTCTTACGGAATGGCTCCAGGACAGGCAAGACCAAAAGATTTAAACGGAGATGGTAAATTCAATCAAGACGATAGAACTGTAATAGGAAATGCAAATCCTGATTGGCAGGGAAGTTTGTATTCTAAATTAACCGTTGGCAGCTTTGATTTTAATTTCTCAGTTCTTACCAGCCAAGGGCAGACAGTTTTGAGTACATTTCACCAAAACTTTGCCGATGTAAGCGATAGAGGACGTCAGAAATTAGCAATGGATTATTTTATTCCAACAAACGGCGCGGGGATTGCAGCCAATGCCAACAATACAAACCCAAGACCAGGACCTGTAGCAACGGGTGCAGGAGCATATTGGACTTCTTTATTTGGGTATTACAGAGACGTTTCTTACGTGAAAATTAAAAATATATCTTTAGGATACACCTTGAACTCTGAATTATTGAAAAGACTTAAAATCAGTAATTTAAGAATTTATGTAAATGTTTTAGACCCATTTGTATTTACAGATTTTGATGGATATGACCCTGAATGGGCTGGTGCTGCTTTTGGTGTAAATCGTCCGGCATCAGTAACGACGCAGTTGGGATTAAGTGTTAAATTTTAA